The sequence ATGTGAACAGGGCCATGATGGCCGGAGCCAAAGGCTATATAACCAAGAATTCCGCACCGGCTATTCTGGTCGAGGCGATACAGAAAATTTCTGAAGGCGGAGAATACATTGAGGAAGGCTTGTTAAAAAACACAACTGGCGCGGGAAATCCCAGCGATTACCGTGCCTTGATTGAATCCCTGTCAGCCAGAGAGTTTGATGTGTTTTGCCTGCTGGCTAAAGGCCTGACGATGCATAAAGTCGCCGACGAGCTCTGTCTGGGCTATAAAACTGCCGCCAATTACGGCACACAAATCAAAAATAAATTGAAAGTATCCACCGTGGCCGAGCTGGCTCACATCGCGATGGCGCTGGGTGTGGTGAAAAAATAAATCGACAGGGCATTTGGCTGAAGCACGCACTTAATGACTCACCGTGCCTGACATCCGCTCATCAGGAAAAAAACTTACCGGCAGTGATCAAGGTGTTGACTATGCCCCAACTCAGAGGAATGCCAACTGCCAGCCAGGCAAGCCACACTGTTAATGGATGACTGCGGGTGTTGGTATAAACCATTTCATCAGCATCATGGGCGTGTATTTTTTTATATTCCAGGCGCTTTTCTTCTTCCAGTTCGGCATTCGTCATAAACCACTTGTCATCAATAGGCCGTATAAGCAAATTACAGATCAGGCCTATCACCAAGAGTCCGGCGAGAATAAGCATGGTCTGGTTGTATACCTGCTCGCGTGGCAGGCCCAGACTTAATTGATATTCACGCATGTAGTTGACGACTACCGGGCCGAGAATTCCAGCCGTTGACCATGCCGTCAGCAATCGGCCGTGAATGGCACCCACCATTTGTGTGCCGAACAAGTCGGCAAGATAGGCCGGAACGGTTGCAAATCCTCCGCCATACATGCTTAAAATCAGACAAAACGCGGCGACAAATAAGGCTTTATTTCCGGTTATTGCCAGTTCCGGAATACTAACGTACAAAAGCCCGCCCAGTACGAAAAATACAATGAAGGTCAGTTTTCTTCCCAGCCAATCCGACAAACTGGCCCAGACAAATCGCCCGCCTATGTTAAAGAGGCTCAATAATGCGGTAAAACCGGCGGCTAAACCGGCAATCGAAGCCAGCTGGGTTTTATCCAGCCCGGTAAAAGGCTTGTCAATGCCTATCAGCTGACCGCCGAATACTTCCTGCAACATCGGCGATGACATACCGATGACGCCGATACCGGCGCTTACATTCATGCATAACACTGCCCACACCAGCCAGAATTGCTTGATCTTGAAAACATTTTTCACATGCACATGACCGTGCGTCACCATGCTTTTGTTTTGCTCCGGAACTGGCGGCGTCCATCCTGCTGGTTGCCATCCGGTAGCGGGAATCCGGTAACTTAATGCGCCTGCCATCATGAAGATAAAATAAATGCCTGCCATGGCGATCAGGGTCTGCATGACGCCGACATCGGTTTCGGTCGCAAAGAACTTCATTAAAGCCGTTGCCAAAGGGGAGCCAATCATCGCGCCCCCGCCGAATCCCATGATAGCCATCCCGGTTGCCATGCCGCGCCGGTCAGGAAACCATTTAATCAGCGTCGATACCGGTGAGATATAACCCAATCCCAAACCGACACCGCCAATCACGCCCGAACCCAACAGCATGATCCAGAATTGATGCAGGTAAATGCCTAAAGCGGAAAGCAGCATGCCGCCGCACCAGCACAAAGCGCTGACGACACCGGCTTTGCGGGGGCCGACAGATTCCAGCCAGCCGCCCCAAATGGCGGCAGAAGAACCCAACAGAACGAAAAACAGGGTATACATCCAGCCTAATGTGGCAATGCTCCAATCGCATTGGGTAACAAATAGCTCCTGGAAAAAGCCGACTTCCGGTCCGCATTCAATGCTTTCTTTAATGCCTATTGCCCGTGATAGCGGCAGCCAAAATACAGAAAATCCATACGCCATGCCTATACATAAATGAATTGCCAATGCAGCGGGCGGCACCAGCCAGCGATTAAAGCCCGGTCCGGCAATGGTATGTTCCTTGGCTAAGAAGCCCGGCGAAGTATTCTGGGTCATGATAATGATTGGTTGATTCAGGTCTATTTGATGAATAATGGCTTCTTTTCAAGCGGGCATAGCTTAAACCAATGTCTGCATTTTGTGTTCACTTTAGGTGCTACCAAAAAAGGTCCCCTTTGAAAATGCCTGTGTTTGCGTTAAAAGTGGTTGTCGCCCCTCACGGATTGCCGGGTACAGAAGCCATGGATGGCGTTGGACTTTCACATCCTTGTGACCTGGATTACGGCAATCCACGCCCGAATGACGGCAAAGATGTACTTTCAACGACTAATGCGAACAGTGCTTTGAAAAAGGGGTTTATTAAAAAATCTTCCCCATTTCGGGAAGTTATTTGTGCTCCTATCCTTAGCCATTACTGTTAACTGAACCAAAACCGCCGCCGCCCGGTGTTTCGATGATTATCTCATCGCCCGGATTAACGAGAATTTCCGCGCAGCCTGCCAGCTGCTCTTCGGTTCCCTCATTTCGGATAACACGATTCACGGCGGGTTTTCCGGGCGAGCCGCCCTGTAAACCAAATGGCGGTATTATGCGATGATTGGACAGTATGCCTGTTGTCATCGCTTCGAGAAATTCGATACGCCTGATAACGCCGTCGCCTCCTCGATAACGGCCATACCCTCCGCTACCGGCACGAATCGAGAATTCTTTCAACAACACCGGAAATCGCCATTCCAGTATTTCCGGATCGGTGATGCGTGAGTTGGTCATATGGGTATGGACGGCATCGGCGCCGTTAAAACCCTCGCCTGCACCCGCTCCGCCGCAGATAGTCTCGTAATACTGGTAGCGTTCATTGCCGAAAGTGACGTTGTTCATTGTGCCTTGTGAGCCAGCCAGCACGCCTAATGCGCCATAAAGGGCATCGACAATGTATTGCGAAGTTTCAACGTTTCCGGCAACAACAGCAGCCGGGTAATGCGGATTGAGCAGGCAGCCTTCAGGAATGCTGATCTTGAGCGGCTTCAGACAGCCTGCATTGAGCGGAATGTCGTCTTGTACCAAGGTTCTAAAGACATAGAGCACCGCCGCTTTACAAACCGCAGCCGGTGCATTGAAATTACCGCTCATTTGCAAAGACGTACCGGTGAAGTCGATGTGGGCCGACCGGTGAGTGCGGTCGAAACTGATGTGTACGGCGATTTTTTCGCCCTGATCTAATGCGTATTCGAAACGACCCTCATCAAGCCGGGCCAGCACAGCACGGACACAGGCTTCAGCGTGGTCTTGCACATATTGCATATAGGCTGAAACAACCGGCAGCGAATAGGACGCGACCATTGCCGACAATTCCTGGGCGCCTTTTTGATTGGCGGCAATTTGTGCCTGCAAGTCGGCAATATTCTGATCGGGATTTCGGGCCGGGTTCGGATTGCTGTTCAGCCATGCGCGAATTGCTGTTTCCTGAAAGTGCCCTTGGTCAAGTAGCTTAAGGCCATCGCTGATAACGCCTTCATCACCGATAGAGCGGCTATTGGCAGGCATCGAACCGGGTGAGATACCGCCAACGTCGGCATGATGGCCGCGCGATGCGACAAAAAACAGCAACTGTCGGCTATCTTCGCTAAATACCGGCGTTACTACCGTAATATCGGGTAAATGCGTGCCTCTGGCGTAGGGTGAATTAAGTAAATAAGCATCACCGGGCAAGAATTGCCCTGCCAGTTTTTGCATCAAGGCTTTGACGCTTTCGCCCATCGAACCCAAATGCACGGGAATATGCGGAGCATTGGCGATCAGTTCTCCTGCGGCATCGAACACCGCGCAGGAAAAATCCAGACGTTCCTTGATGTTGACCGAGTGAGCGGTGTTTTGCAGCACAAAGCCCATTTGCTCAGCTACCGACATAAAGCGCTTGTTGAAAATCTCCAGTAATACCGGATCAGCACGGGTGTCCAGCACCCGATTACGTTGCGATTGTTTGCGGCTTAGCACTAAATCGCCGTTGGCATGCAACACGCCTTGCCAGCCCGGTTCAATCACACTCGTCGAGGTAGGCTCGATAACGATTGCAGGGCCTGCTATGGCTGATCCAATCCGCAAACGGTCACGGCAATAAACCGGTGTATCGTGCCACCGGTTCTCGCTGAACATTCGGTTGATCATTTCAGCTTGTCCGTCTCGGTTTTGACTGCTGAATACTTTTATATCAAGCGGATTGGAATCGCTTGCAATGCACTCGACTTCAAGCGTGGCGATCAATACAGGCCGGTGGGTGTAATAAAATCCAAATTGACGGCGGTATTTGGATTCAAAATTACTGATGAGTGTTTGCGGATCATCAAAATTAACAGTGAGCGACGTATCGCTACCTTGAAAACGCAGGGCCAGTCGCCATTGCGCGCTGATCTGATGGTCTTGTAGACCTTGCCGATGCAAGACCGAGCGGCCTTGTTGTTCCAGTTTGGCCAGATGATTTTTGAGACTTTCGAAACTGACCGTGTCCCAGGCTTGTTCCAATGCGAGCTCTTTCAGCACGCGAAAATCAGCCAGTCCCATGCCGTAAGCCGACAATACGCCAGCCAGGGGATGCAGCAGCACGGTCTGCATGCCAAGCCGGTCCGCAATCTTGCAGGCATGCTGAGCGCCGGCTGCACCATAACAGCACAAGTTGTATTCCGTCAGGTTGTAGCCTTTTTGCACCGAGATTTTTTTGATGGCATCGGCCATGTTCTCTATGGCAATGGCCAAGAACCCTTCGGCCACTTGTTCAGGACTTCGCATGTCGCCTGTTGCGGCATGGATGCGTCCGGCTAATTCGGCAAACTGGTGCTTAACACATTCGATATCGGGCGGCAGAGTGCCTTCCGGTCCGAAAACAGCCGGAAAACAGGGCAGTTTGCCCAGCATCAGATTGGCATCGGTGACTGTTAGAGGGCCTCCTCGCCGGTAGCAGGCAGGCCCCGGATCCGCTCCGGCCGACTCAGGTCCGACGCGATAACGCAAGCCATCAAAATACAAAATAGACCCGCCGCCTGCCGCGACGGTATGAATCTGCATCATCGGCGTGCGGATCCGAACTCCGGCGACTTCCGTTTCAAACGTTCGTTCGAGCTCTCCCGCATAATGGGCAACATCGGTAGAAGTGCCGCCCATGTCAAAGGCAATGATTTTTTTGAGTCCGGCTCTTTTGGCTACAGCTATTGCGCCGATGATGCCACCGGCAGGGCCCGAAAGGATGCTATCCTTGCCTTGAAAGACCGTAGCTTCAATCAGGCCGCCGTTGGATTGCATGAATAACAGTCGGGGGGCTTTACCGTTATCGCCCAAACCGTTAGCAACCTGAGCGACATAACGGTGCAAAAGGGGAGACAAGTAAGCATCGACTACCGTGGTATCGCCACGTCCGACGATTTTAGGTAAAGGACTGACCTGATGCGACAGCGAAATCTGAGTAAAACCCACCTCTCTGGCGATTTCGCCTAGCGCGAGCTCGTGCTGCGGATAGCGCCAGGCATGCATCAGTACAATCGCAACGGCCCTGATCCCCTGATTATAAACCGCTTGCAATTGCAGCCGTGCCTCTTCAGTATCCAGCGCTTGCAGCACTTCTCCTTGAGCACTGACGCGCGCTGTGACTTCGAGGACCGTTTGATAAAGCATGCCGGGCCGACGAATATTCAAAGCAAAGATGTCCGGCCGGTTTTGATAACCGATGCGCAAACAATCTTTGAAGCCGCGATTGACAAACAGAGCCACGGCTTCACCCTTGCGTTCCAACAGAGCATTAGTGCCTACCGTGGTGCCCATTTTTACGCTATCGATCAGCCCGGCAAGAGGCGCGTCAGCGGGTAACTGCAAAATGTCGCGCATACCTTGCAAGGCTGCATCTGAATAATGTTGCGGGTTTTGCGATAACAGCTTTCGTGTGATCAATTGTCCTTCGGGATTACAAGCGACAATGTCGGTAAAAGTTCCGCCCCGATCGATCCAGAATTGCCAGCCTGTCATACCTTAAAAACCTATTAGAAAAAATTAACGAAGAGTAATGCCAAAACGGGCCGATAGTATATCTTGCTAAGGTCTGAACCTGGAGATAATGAGGCCGTATCAAACACAACATCAAAGATGAATAGGATGTGCTGAACAGCGTGAAGCGCATCAGCATCGTTCGCGATTGATGCGCTTCGTACCTCAGCACATCCTACAAATCATACTTATTCTGTGTTGGAAGAGACTCCAAATTGCAAACAGGATCTCTTTTAGGAGACAATAATCCGTTACGCACCGTTTTACTGTGCATTTTGAATACCCCTAACACGCCATACGCTCGATCTTGAGCCGCTATGCAAGCTTTGGAATACGCTATGAAAAAGACCATGTATGAAAAAATCTGGGACAGCCATCTTGTCGTTGATGCGGCTGGACAGGCACCTTTGCTCTATGTTGACCGGCATCTAATGCATGAAGTGACCAGTCCCCAGGCCTTTGAAGGCCTTCGTCTGACTAATCGGAAGGTGCGAAACCCGCACAGTATTCTTGCTACGATGGACCATTGCGTACCGACCAAAAATCGCGATCTGCCCATTGCCGATCCCATTGCTAAAAAGCAGATCGAAACGATGGCTGAAAATTGCAAGGAAAACGGCCTGAACTTGTACGACATGAAAAATCCGAATAACGGTGTCATTCATGTAGTTGTACCGGAACATGGTTTTGTTCACCCTGGCATGGTCGTTGTATGCGGTGACAGCCATACGGCGACCCATGGCGCTTTCGGCGCACTGGCTTTCGGCATCGGCACGTCAGAGGTCGAGCATGTCATGGCCACTCAAACGCTGCCGCAGAAAAAATCCAAAACCATGCAGATTGTGGTCAATGGCGAGTTGTCAAAATACGCTTCAGCTAAGGATATTGCGCTGGCGATTACCGGTAAAATCGGCACAGCAGGCGGCACCGGTTACGTCATTGAATATACCGGTCCGGCAATCAGAGCGCTGTCGATGGAAGGTCGTATGACGCTGTGCAATATGGCGATTGAAGCCGGAGCCAGAGCTGGCCTGGTTTCTCCCGATGAAAAAACCTATGACTATATCAAAGGACGCGAGTTTGCTCCGTCCGGTGATTATTGGGAGCAGGCGCTGGCTTACTGGAAAACGCTACCTAGCGACGAGGGCGCGGTTTTCGATGCCACTGTGATCCTTGATGCTGCCGATATTGCGCCGCAAGTGTCCTGGGGCACATCGCCCGAGCAAGTGACCGGGGTTGATAGCGTTGTGCCGGATCCTGAAAGCTTTAGTGATGAAAGCAAACGTAAAGCCTGTGAAAGCGCCCTGGCTTATATGGGCTTGACACCAAATACCAAAATAACCGACATCCCTGTCGATCTGGTTTTTATCGGTTCTTGTACCAATGGCCGCATTGAAGATTTCCGGATAGCTGCTGATGTGGCCAAAGGCACTAAAGTTGCCCAAGGTGTCACCGCGATTGCCGTACCCGGTTCTTATCATGTCAAAAAACAGGCAGAAGAAGAGGGGCTGGATAAAATTTTTATCGATGCCGGTTGGGAATGGCGTGATCCGGGGTGTTCCATGTGTCTGGCGATGAATGGCGACGAACTGACCAAAGGCCAGCGCAGCGCGTCGACTTCAAACCGAAATTTTGAAGGCCGTCAGGGTAAAGGCGGACGCACGCATCTGGTGTCGCCGGCAATGGCAGCGGCTGCCGCGGCTGCAGGCCATTTTGTTGATATTCGCAAACTTTAAAGACCGGAAAGAATTATGGAACCGTACAAAAAACATGAAAGTATTGCTGCCTTGATGAACCGCAGTAACGTCGATACCGACCAGATCATCCCCAAGCAGTTCTTGAAAAAAGTCGAACGCAGCGGTTTTGGTCAGCATCTGTTTCACGACTGGCGTTTTAACGACGACGGCAGCGATAATCCCGAATTCGAGTTGAACAAACCTGCTTTCAAGGGCGCCAAGATTCTGGTAGCTGGCGATAACTTCGGCTGCGGTTCATCCCGCGAACATGCGCCTTGGGCGATTGCCGATTATGGTTTCAATACCATTATATCCACCAGCTATGCCGATATTTTTTATAACAACTGTTTTAAAAACGGCATTCTGGCAATCAAAACCGATAAGGCTCAGTTGGACAAATTGATGGCCGAAATTGCCGCCAACGAGGGCGTAAAATTTGTTGTCGATCTTGAAAACCAGCAAGTGACCACACCCGGCGGTAACGGCTTTAGCTTTGAGATCGATCCGTTTCGCAAAGGCAATCTGCTCAGCGGACTGGACGATATCGGTTTGACCTTAAAGCATGTGGATAAGATCGATCAGTATGAAGTCCAGCATAAGCGGGATTTTCCTTGGCTTTGGGCTTGAAACGCCTTGGCTGTGGTTGGGGTGCTGGGTTGTCAAAAGCTGGCCTGTAGGCTGTGAAACCCAGCATAATTCAAGTAGCGCTGGGTTTTTCTAAGACTCAACCCATCTCGGTAATACCTAGCAACGCATTTCAAAGAAAAACTATGGACGACAAAATCTCGAAATTTCAGGAAATCAAAATCTTAATTACCTTCCTAAAATATGCAGACGAAAAAGGCAGAGTAGATTTTGATAAAACAGAAACAGGAAGATCTAAGAGGCGAGAGTTGTTTGGTTTTTCATACTAAAGATCAGCGTGTTATTCATGTAGTTTGTTCGCCGAAAGTCGAATATTTGGCGATTATCACCGCTTATTTACCTGCCGCAGATCAATGGTCAGCGGATTTTAAAGTGAGGAAATAAAATGGAATGCTTTCATTGCAAAGGTAAAATGATCCAAGGTCACTCGCCCTTCAGTGCGGACCGTAATGGCTATCATATTTCCTGGGAAGCCGTTCCCGCTTGGGTTTGCACGCAATGTGGGGAAGCGCTTTTTGAAGAAAACGAAGTGAATCATATTCAAAAAGCTTTACAAAACATTGATTCTGAAACATTAGCCATAACACGAAAAATAGCGTAACAAAAAATTCAAACCAAGCTTATATACGCAAGCGCGTTGGGTTCGGCGAACGCTCTGAGCCTACAACACTGATTAACAATTTAAATGTCGATTGATGAAATTTACTCAGTACTTTGAAGTAATGCGCCTGCGGCCAGATAGATCGGCTATTGAAATTGAATGGATTCAACGAGTCATTGAGCACCCAATTAAAGAGATTGTTCAACAAGATGGAAGAATTCGCCGTTGGGCAGCTATTGAAGAAGCGAATGGTAGGTATTTGAGAGTTATACTGCTTTCTGATGGCGAGACTATTCACAACGCATTTTTTGACAGGTCATTTACGCTATGAAAATAAAATATTTCCAAGATACAGATACGTTATATATCGAGTTTCGTACCGTGGATGTGGTCGAAACAAAAGATTACGATGAAGATACTTATATTGATCTTGATGCCAAAGGCAGAGTGTGCGGCATCACAATAGAACATGCTAAAGAACGTGCTGATATTCCGGCATTCTCTTATGAGCAAATAGCGGCTTAAAGCCGGAAAGGTTTCTCGTTGATTGCCTGAATTCTTAGGTAATTTAGACGACGCACAGAAAATAATCCAAAATCATGCCAATAAATTCAAGACACATCCAGCTAATGGATACCACTTTGCGCGACGGCGAGCAAACCCAGGGTGTCGCGTTTACGCCTATGGAAAAAGTCAGCATCGCCAAGGCGTTGTTGCAGTTTTTACGCGTCGACCGTATCGAAGTGGCTTCCGCACGGGTTTCAGAAGGTGAAAAGGAAGCCGTTACCCATATCAACCAATGGGCAGAGCAGGAAGGCTTTGCCGATCGTGTCGAAGTGCTGGGCTTTGTCGATCATACCCGCAGCGTGGATTGGATAAAATCTACCGGCGGCAAAGTAATTAACCTGCTGGCCAAAGGCAGCGAGAAACACTGCCGCGAACAACTCGGCAAAACGCTGGATCAGCACAGCGCCGATGTCTTGCAAACCATAGCCTATGCTCACGAACAAGGGTTAAAAATCAATATTTACCTGGAAGACTGGTCGAACGGCTACAAAGATAGCCCCGATTATGTCTATGGCATGATGGACAGGCTCAAGTCCAGTCACGTGAGTCATTTCATGCTGCCGGATACCTTGGGCGTGATGTCGCCGGACGAAGTGCTTTCAAGCCTCGGCGATATGTGCAATCGCTATCCGGAACTGCAGTTCGATTTTCATCCGCATAACGATTACGGCTTGGCCACCGCCAATGTCATGGCCGCTGTTCAGGCGGGTGTCAGCGCTGTTCACTGTACCATCAACTGCCTGGGTGAGCGGGCAGGCAATGCTTCTCTGGCTGAAGTGGCTGTGGTCTTGCGCGATAAAATGAACATGCAGCTGTCTATTGATGAAAGTCATTTGGTGCGCATCAGCAACATGGTGGAAAATTTTTCCGGCAAGCGCATTGCCGCCAATGCGCCGGTTGTCGGTGCCGATGTCTTTACCCAGACTGCAGGCATTCATGCCGATGGCGATCAAAAAGGGGGCTTATACAAAACGAGGCTGGGACCGGAACGCTTTTCTCGCACCCGCAGTTATGCACTGGGCAAAATGAGCGGCAAGGCCTCGTTGAAAAAAAACCTGGAACAGCTGGAATTGGACTTGTCTGAAGATGACCAGAAAAAAGTCCTGGCGCGCATTGTCAGTCTTGGCGATTCCAAGCAAACTATAACCACAGATGACCTGCCGTTTATCATTGCCGACGTTCTTGAAAGCAAGAATTATCAACACATCAAATTGCTGGACTGCTCCATCAACAGCGGTTTGAAGCTGCAATCCACCGTCAGCATGCGCGTCGATGTTAAAGGTGAAAAGCATCAGGCAACCGGAGCAGGCAGCGGAGGTTTCGATGCCTTTATCGACGGCATCAGCAAAGTACTCGATAAATACGGCTATAAGCTGCCTGTCCTGAACGATTATGAAATCCGAATTCCCAAAGGCGGGCACGCCGACGCGCTG comes from Methylicorpusculum oleiharenae and encodes:
- a CDS encoding DUF2283 domain-containing protein, with the translated sequence MKIKYFQDTDTLYIEFRTVDVVETKDYDEDTYIDLDAKGRVCGITIEHAKERADIPAFSYEQIAA
- the leuD gene encoding 3-isopropylmalate dehydratase small subunit, translating into MEPYKKHESIAALMNRSNVDTDQIIPKQFLKKVERSGFGQHLFHDWRFNDDGSDNPEFELNKPAFKGAKILVAGDNFGCGSSREHAPWAIADYGFNTIISTSYADIFYNNCFKNGILAIKTDKAQLDKLMAEIAANEGVKFVVDLENQQVTTPGGNGFSFEIDPFRKGNLLSGLDDIGLTLKHVDKIDQYEVQHKRDFPWLWA
- the leuC gene encoding 3-isopropylmalate dehydratase large subunit codes for the protein MKKTMYEKIWDSHLVVDAAGQAPLLYVDRHLMHEVTSPQAFEGLRLTNRKVRNPHSILATMDHCVPTKNRDLPIADPIAKKQIETMAENCKENGLNLYDMKNPNNGVIHVVVPEHGFVHPGMVVVCGDSHTATHGAFGALAFGIGTSEVEHVMATQTLPQKKSKTMQIVVNGELSKYASAKDIALAITGKIGTAGGTGYVIEYTGPAIRALSMEGRMTLCNMAIEAGARAGLVSPDEKTYDYIKGREFAPSGDYWEQALAYWKTLPSDEGAVFDATVILDAADIAPQVSWGTSPEQVTGVDSVVPDPESFSDESKRKACESALAYMGLTPNTKITDIPVDLVFIGSCTNGRIEDFRIAADVAKGTKVAQGVTAIAVPGSYHVKKQAEEEGLDKIFIDAGWEWRDPGCSMCLAMNGDELTKGQRSASTSNRNFEGRQGKGGRTHLVSPAMAAAAAAAGHFVDIRKL
- a CDS encoding OFA family MFS transporter; translated protein: MTQNTSPGFLAKEHTIAGPGFNRWLVPPAALAIHLCIGMAYGFSVFWLPLSRAIGIKESIECGPEVGFFQELFVTQCDWSIATLGWMYTLFFVLLGSSAAIWGGWLESVGPRKAGVVSALCWCGGMLLSALGIYLHQFWIMLLGSGVIGGVGLGLGYISPVSTLIKWFPDRRGMATGMAIMGFGGGAMIGSPLATALMKFFATETDVGVMQTLIAMAGIYFIFMMAGALSYRIPATGWQPAGWTPPVPEQNKSMVTHGHVHVKNVFKIKQFWLVWAVLCMNVSAGIGVIGMSSPMLQEVFGGQLIGIDKPFTGLDKTQLASIAGLAAGFTALLSLFNIGGRFVWASLSDWLGRKLTFIVFFVLGGLLYVSIPELAITGNKALFVAAFCLILSMYGGGFATVPAYLADLFGTQMVGAIHGRLLTAWSTAGILGPVVVNYMREYQLSLGLPREQVYNQTMLILAGLLVIGLICNLLIRPIDDKWFMTNAELEEEKRLEYKKIHAHDADEMVYTNTRSHPLTVWLAWLAVGIPLSWGIVNTLITAGKFFS
- a CDS encoding DUF4258 domain-containing protein, translated to MIKQKQEDLRGESCLVFHTKDQRVIHVVCSPKVEYLAIITAYLPAADQWSADFKVRK
- a CDS encoding YgiT-type zinc finger protein: MECFHCKGKMIQGHSPFSADRNGYHISWEAVPAWVCTQCGEALFEENEVNHIQKALQNIDSETLAITRKIA
- a CDS encoding response regulator transcription factor, giving the protein MSEAIKVILVDDHAVVRAGFRLLLSSVPNIQVIAEAERGEQACQLYLDNKPDVVVLDLSMPGIGGLESIRRICNRDNHAKILVFSVHDEQVYVNRAMMAGAKGYITKNSAPAILVEAIQKISEGGEYIEEGLLKNTTGAGNPSDYRALIESLSAREFDVFCLLAKGLTMHKVADELCLGYKTAANYGTQIKNKLKVSTVAELAHIAMALGVVKK
- a CDS encoding alpha-isopropylmalate synthase regulatory domain-containing protein — encoded protein: MDTTLRDGEQTQGVAFTPMEKVSIAKALLQFLRVDRIEVASARVSEGEKEAVTHINQWAEQEGFADRVEVLGFVDHTRSVDWIKSTGGKVINLLAKGSEKHCREQLGKTLDQHSADVLQTIAYAHEQGLKINIYLEDWSNGYKDSPDYVYGMMDRLKSSHVSHFMLPDTLGVMSPDEVLSSLGDMCNRYPELQFDFHPHNDYGLATANVMAAVQAGVSAVHCTINCLGERAGNASLAEVAVVLRDKMNMQLSIDESHLVRISNMVENFSGKRIAANAPVVGADVFTQTAGIHADGDQKGGLYKTRLGPERFSRTRSYALGKMSGKASLKKNLEQLELDLSEDDQKKVLARIVSLGDSKQTITTDDLPFIIADVLESKNYQHIKLLDCSINSGLKLQSTVSMRVDVKGEKHQATGAGSGGFDAFIDGISKVLDKYGYKLPVLNDYEIRIPKGGHADALTECVITWDCGNELRKTRGVHVNQVYAAILAAIKLINIQLHEMSTVPLERIKVK
- a CDS encoding hydantoinase B/oxoprolinase family protein, which codes for MTGWQFWIDRGGTFTDIVACNPEGQLITRKLLSQNPQHYSDAALQGMRDILQLPADAPLAGLIDSVKMGTTVGTNALLERKGEAVALFVNRGFKDCLRIGYQNRPDIFALNIRRPGMLYQTVLEVTARVSAQGEVLQALDTEEARLQLQAVYNQGIRAVAIVLMHAWRYPQHELALGEIAREVGFTQISLSHQVSPLPKIVGRGDTTVVDAYLSPLLHRYVAQVANGLGDNGKAPRLLFMQSNGGLIEATVFQGKDSILSGPAGGIIGAIAVAKRAGLKKIIAFDMGGTSTDVAHYAGELERTFETEVAGVRIRTPMMQIHTVAAGGGSILYFDGLRYRVGPESAGADPGPACYRRGGPLTVTDANLMLGKLPCFPAVFGPEGTLPPDIECVKHQFAELAGRIHAATGDMRSPEQVAEGFLAIAIENMADAIKKISVQKGYNLTEYNLCCYGAAGAQHACKIADRLGMQTVLLHPLAGVLSAYGMGLADFRVLKELALEQAWDTVSFESLKNHLAKLEQQGRSVLHRQGLQDHQISAQWRLALRFQGSDTSLTVNFDDPQTLISNFESKYRRQFGFYYTHRPVLIATLEVECIASDSNPLDIKVFSSQNRDGQAEMINRMFSENRWHDTPVYCRDRLRIGSAIAGPAIVIEPTSTSVIEPGWQGVLHANGDLVLSRKQSQRNRVLDTRADPVLLEIFNKRFMSVAEQMGFVLQNTAHSVNIKERLDFSCAVFDAAGELIANAPHIPVHLGSMGESVKALMQKLAGQFLPGDAYLLNSPYARGTHLPDITVVTPVFSEDSRQLLFFVASRGHHADVGGISPGSMPANSRSIGDEGVISDGLKLLDQGHFQETAIRAWLNSNPNPARNPDQNIADLQAQIAANQKGAQELSAMVASYSLPVVSAYMQYVQDHAEACVRAVLARLDEGRFEYALDQGEKIAVHISFDRTHRSAHIDFTGTSLQMSGNFNAPAAVCKAAVLYVFRTLVQDDIPLNAGCLKPLKISIPEGCLLNPHYPAAVVAGNVETSQYIVDALYGALGVLAGSQGTMNNVTFGNERYQYYETICGGAGAGEGFNGADAVHTHMTNSRITDPEILEWRFPVLLKEFSIRAGSGGYGRYRGGDGVIRRIEFLEAMTTGILSNHRIIPPFGLQGGSPGKPAVNRVIRNEGTEEQLAGCAEILVNPGDEIIIETPGGGGFGSVNSNG